From the Arctopsyche grandis isolate Sample6627 chromosome 11, ASM5162203v2, whole genome shotgun sequence genome, one window contains:
- the LOC143919248 gene encoding uncharacterized protein LOC143919248 gives MASNSSIAPGKGSENLFLLPMELSFGERLTNFVRHFVVELESTLQLHYDILEGNINKSGLMPKVIETTIGLFANHYIGKGADKVVKLFQTPLKKPFEVIEKNKSLEYYQIVYSFQQSKEKGRQLFVDIAIDVFACFEFQFAGITSKRGDQKAIQRVARDAAQRFLNAFKSKEEPNRYSSIFNKFEKGWIKFRELITPKLPVEKIGYEMNALKAVAGRSKPKSELIPDEIWKPGFDISFKCIKCHAQCQNKIIRDWNTCHLFEKVGVAEKSISSDEYKVYSTSKSDCDKYGYRLPFPDEKLNESNVSKMCENTCMHPEVLKSSEFYKSKREIAFKLINDDDQVRIQRRILILAEEIKTDFVQFKDTHKNENRDLLMTIDTFNAELTKIITRHHNDILKQFTTAEAHRNLIAIQNKALLQLNKREIVSQMTEVFASQFKDLKETFRKKTVKIERVLFRVKSPAISFEGRIKELGKLHQALGNKITAVISQTASIVGLGGIGKTELANKYIEGYMEYYHNIVFINAEKSETISESFKTLAKKIGIKLISNDARERDIADVVEDIYRNLINGGITLVVFDNVEEYKDIKSFIFENNSKNSNHVCTLITSRYKIWDIGDKGVIKVIELNIFTEDEAMNYLRKSLENENDDDLKTLMTMLERFPLGLKQAVGYIKQESQKSNTMKNCKSFNVQDYVYLYKEKWKEVFQKGFGIDDDLYEKTITTTSRVTMQKIVEFGECGKLALSVLNIMAYLASDNIDIEEIFSKLEEDIDKLYEAVYLLHGYSMINNEKGIVSVHRLVQKAIQIYLIEMKDEENTLSEALKLLKCSDFEEHVVSVWEHSSNYPQIVKSNYNHTEYGPFEKTPIELFITYRYDTAAIRRILRHVKCDLNTYMHIACQYSNYEVFRFLIEKGADVNYKNRNNEASLHQAALGGNVKILRLLINKGLDVNVSEKHGNTPLIFATNYNRTEAIKFLLKSGANPNAINSRGKTVLHNLAFNDAVEEFNFFLSQGVDPNIRDKKYRSPLHFAAMVGSVNILQLLIDKGFDVNMADTYGSTPLLYAAIYNRTEAFKFLLKSGANPNTINAKGKTILYQIADNNAVEEFKLLLSEGLDPNIQDINGRSALHWGAIGGSVNILQLLIDKGLDVNMVDKNGDTPLHCAAEENVTKSISFLVKSGANPNAMNSKGKTVLHNIAYNDAVENFKLLLSEGANLYIRDKNNHSALHWAAMGGSVNILQLLIDKGFDVNMTGKDGETPLFCAVKKNRAEALKFLLKSGANPNAMSKSNCTPLHFASAGNNLEAATVLIEEGAEINTRNKLGRSALHYASTKCHSKIMRLLLENGAKVNVFDSNGRTPLHNLLCSGKFEDLKLLLKYDADPRNLDKAGHSLLHMAVVHFKYQAVVYVIRNTAGIDVNGRDVEDKTPLHLAAEYGRVSIVSLLVRNGGDVSAMDRNGNTPLEVANKFNRAKVMNFFN, from the coding sequence ATGGCATCCAACAGCAGCATTGCTCCCGGAAAGGGTTCTGAAAATCTATTTCTGCTGCCTATGGAATTGTCATTTGGCGAAAGATTAACGAATTTTGTCCGACATTTTGTAGTTGAATTGGAATCGACGTTACAGTTACATTATGATATTCTAGAGGGTAATATTAACAAATCGGGACTTATGCCAAAAGTTATTGAAACGACAATAGGATTGTTTGCGAATCACTATATCGGCAAGGGAGCAGATAAAGTAGTTAAACTTTTTCAAACACCCTTGAAAAAGCCATTTGaggttattgaaaaaaataaatctttggAGTATTACCAAATAGTCTACAGCTTCCaacaatcaaaagaaaaagGAAGGCAACTGTTTGTGGACATCGCCATTGACGTATTTGCATGTTTCGAATTTCAATTTGCTGGCATCACTTCTAAGAGAGGAGATCAAAAGGCGATTCAAAGAGTAGCGAGGGATGCAGCACAACGATTCTTAAACGCGTTCAAAAGTAAAGAGGAGCCTAATAGATATagttcaatttttaataaatttgaaaaaggaTGGATTAAATTTAGAGAATTAATCACACCTAAATTGCCTGTTGAAAAAATCGGCTACGAAATGAACGCCCTAAAAGCAGTAGCGGGAAGATCTAAGCCAAAATCGGAATTAATTCCTGATGAAATTTGGAAACCTGGTTTTGATATATCTTTCAAATGTATTAAGTGCCATGCACAAtgtcaaaacaaaataataagggATTGGAATACATGCCATTTGTTCGAAAAGGTTGGAGTCGCAGAAAAAAGCATATCTTCGGATGAATACAAAGTGTATTCCACAAGTAAATCTGATTGTGACAAATACGGCTATCGGCTTCCTTTTCCAGATGAAAAGTTAAATGAAAGCAATGTCTCTAAAATGTGTGAAAATACTTGCATGCATCCAGAAGTTTTGAAAAGTAGtgaattttacaaatcaaaacgAGAAATagcattcaaattaattaatgatgATGACCAAGTTAGAATTCAGCGGAGAATTTTAATATTGGCTGAAGAAATTAAGACAGATTTTGTACAATTCAAAGAtacacataaaaatgaaaaccgAGATCTATTGAtgacaatagacacatttaaTGCCGAATTGACGAAAATCATTACCAGACATCATAATGATATTCTGAAACAATTCACAACGGCAGAAGCACACCGTAACTTAATAGCAATACAAAACAAAGCGCTTCTTCAACTAAATAAAAGGGAAATCGTATCACAAATGACAGAAGTATTCGCATCACAATTCAAAGATTTGAAAGAAACATTtagaaaaaaaactgtaaagatTGAACGAGTTTTATTCCGCGTGAAGAGTCCTGCAATATCATTTGAGGGAAGAATAAAAGAATTGGGAAAACTACACCAAGCATTGGGAAACAAAATAACCGCTGTGATTTCACAGACAGCCTCAATCGTTGGTCTGGGTGGGATTGGGAAAACGGAATTAGCGAACAAATACATTGAAGGATATATGGAATATTATCATAATATTGTATTCATCAATGCGGAAAAGAGTGAAACTATATCGGAGTCGTTTAAGACGTTAGCGAAAAAAATTGGAATTAAGTTGATTTCTAATGACGCAAGAGAACGAGATATAGCAGATGTTGTGGAAGATATTTACAGAAATCTTATCAATGGCGGAATCACACTTGTGGTTTTTGATAATGTTGAAGAATACAAagacataaaaagttttattttcgaaaataattccaAAAACAGTAATCATGTATGCACGTTGATCACGTCTCGATATAAAATATGGGATATAGGAGATAAGGGCGTTATTAAAGTGATTGAGTTGAATATATTTACAGAAGATGAAGCTATGAACTATCTAAGAAAATCCTTAGAAAACGAAAATGACGATGATTTGAAAACATTGATGACTATGTTGGAAAGATTTCCGTTAGGGCTCAAACAAGCAGTTGGATATATTAAACAGGAAAGTCAAAAATCAAACactatgaaaaattgcaaatccTTCAATGTTCAAGATtacgtttatttatataaagagaAATGGAAAGAAGTATTCCAAAAGGGATTTGGTATAGATGACGATTTGTATGAAAAAACAATAACCACTACATCGAGAGTCACGATGCAAAAAATTGTAGAGTTCGGTGAATGTGGGAAATTAGCTTTATCGGTATTAAATATCATGGCATATCTGGCTTCCGACAACATCGACATTgaggaaatattttcaaaacttgAAGAAGATATTGACAAATTATATGAAGCTGTTTATCTACTTCATGGTTACAGTATGATCAACAATGAAAAGGGGATAGTGAGTGTGCATCGGCTGGTTCAgaaagctattcaaatatacTTAATCGAGATGAAGGACGAAGAAAATACTCTGAGTGAAGCGTTAAAGCTATTAAAATGTAGCGATTTTGAAGAGCATGTGGTGAGTGTATGGGAGCATTCGTCTAATTACCCTCAAATTGTGAAAAGCAATTATAATCATACTGAGTATGGTCCCTTCGAAAAAACTCCAATTGAATTATTCATAACTTACCGTTATGATACTGCTGCGATCAGAAGAATATTGAGACATGTTAAATGTGATTTAAATACTTACATGCACATTGCTTGTCAATATAGCAATTATGAGgtatttcgatttttgatcgAAAAAGGGGCTGAtgtcaattataaaaatagaaacaaCGAAGCATCGCTACACCAGGCAGCATTGGGTGGTAATGTTAAAATCCTACGATTGCTTATAAATAAAGGCTTAGATGTTAATGTGTCTGAAAAACACGGTAATACACCACTCATCTTTGCTACTAATTATAACCGAACCGAAGCAATAAAGTTTTTGTTGAAATCAGGAGCCAATCCAAATGCAATAAATTCAAGAGGAAAAACAGTTCTCCATAATCTAGCATTCAATGACGCTGTGGaagaattcaatttttttctcagcCAGGGAGTCGATCCCAATATTCGAGATAAAAAATATCGCTCGCCTTTACATTTTGCTGCAATGGTTGGTAGTGTTAATATTCTGCAATTGCTTATCGACAAAGGTTTTGATGTCAATATGGCTGACACATACGGTAGCACACCACTCCTCTATGCTGCTATTTATAATAGAACTGAAGCATTTAAGTTTTTGTTGAAATCGGGAGCCAATCCAAATACAATAAATGCGAAAGGAAAAACAATATTGTATCAAATTGCAGACAATAATGCTGTGGAGGAGTTCAAATTGCTTCTGAGTGAAGGACTTGATCCTAATATTCAAGATATAAATGGTCGATCTGCATTACATTGGGGTGCAATTGGTGGTAGTGTTAACATTCTACAATTGCTGATCGATAAAGGTCTCGATGTCAATATGGTTGACAAAAATGGTGATACACCACTTCACTGTGCTGCTGAGGAAAATGTGACTAAATCAATAAGTTTTTTGGTAAAATCAGGAGCCAATCCAAATGCAATGAACTCCAAAGGAAAAACAGTACTCCATAATATCGCATACAATGATGCTGTggagaattttaaattattgctgAGTGAAGGAGCTAATCTTTATATTCGAGACAAAAATAATCACTCGGCATTACATTGGGCTGCAATGGGTGGTAGTGTGAACATTCTGCAATTGCTAATTGATAAAGGTTTTGATGTCAATATGACTGGTAAAGACGGTGAAACGCCACTCTTCTGTGCTGTTAAGAAAAATAGAGCTGAAGCATTAAAGTTTTTGCTGAAATCGGGAGCCAATCCAAATGCAATGAGCAAATCGAACTGCACGCCTCTGCACTTCGCATCAGCTGGAAATAATCTAGAAGCAGCCACTGTATTGATAGAAGAAGGTGCTGAAATCAACACCCGAAACAAATTAGGCCGATCTGCTTTACACTATGCTTCAACAAAATGTCATTCAAAAATTATGCGACTTCTACTGGAAAACGGGGCTAAAGTTAACGTTTTTGATTCCAACGGACGAACACCACTACATAATCTTTTATGTAGCGGTAAATTTGAAGATTTGAAACTATTGTTGAAATATGACGCCGATCCTCGCAACTTGGATAAAGCAGGTCACTCACTGCTGCATATGGCCGTCGTGCATTTCAAATACCAGGCTGTTGTTTATGTTATCAGAAACACGGCGGGCATTGACGTGAATGGCCGAGATGTCGAGGACAAAACCCCTCTGCATTTGGCAGCCGAGTATGGAAGAGTGTCCATTGTTAGTCTTCTCGTCCGAAATGGAGGCGATGTTAGCGCCATGGATAGAAACGGAAATACGCCTTTAGAAgttgcaaataaatttaaccgtGCCAAAGTCATGAATTTCTTCAATTGA